The genomic DNA GAAGTACTATAACACTTACAGTTGAGGTATGAATTCTCCCTGACTTTTCTGTTTCTGGTATCCTCTGAACCCTATGAACTCCGCTTTCATATTTTAAGTTACCCTCGACTTCATTTCCTTTTATATCAAAAGATATTTCTTTAAATCCGCCAAGATCTGTTAAATGGCAGGCAAGAACATTCAAGCTCCATCCCATTTTTTGGGCATATCTTTGATACATTTCAAAGAGGGTTTTTCCGAAAAGAGCAGCTTCTTCGCCACCGGCCCCAGCCCTTATTTCAATTAAAACTTCATTACTTAGTTCTTCTTTTGGGTTAGTTTCTTTTTCTATTTCTTCTTCCAGTTTTTTATTTTTTCCTTCAAGAACTTTTATTTCCTCATTTGCTAATTTTTTTAATTCTTCATCTTCTTCTTTTTCTAGAATTTCTTTGTTTTCTTTAAGCGCTTTTTTGTTTTTTTCTAATTCTTCTATTTTTGATATGCTATTTTGCAACAAAGCGAGTCTTTTTGAAATTTTACCATATTCTTTTCTATCTAAAGAAAGCTCAGGATTGCTGAGCTTTCTTTGCAGTTCTTTATATTCTTCTTTTAATTTTTTATCATCAATCATCTTTTCTTCTTTTGGAGATCTTTTGTTTTTTCTAATCTTTTCTTGAATTTCTCTACCTGTCCTGCGGTATCAACAATTTTTGATTTTCCGGTGTAGAAAGGATGACATTTTGAGCAGATTTCAACTTCCATTTCTTTTTTTGTTGCGGGAATATTAAAAACAGCTCCACAGGCGCAACGGGTTACAGAGTCTTTATAATATTTTGGATGAATGTCTTTTTTCATTTTTAGTTAAATTTACAATAGTTAAAATATCATATTATACGTTTGAAATCAAGGGAAAACAGAATCTTGAATAATGAATTCTGAATTCCGAGTTATGCTTTATAATTCCGATACATTTTGAAAACTGCTTTATTCGTAATTCATTATTCGTAATTCAGCTTTATATTTTGACATTTTTTGCTTCTTTTGCTAATATTATTTTTGACTTGCAACAAGTTGTTTTTAATTACGGAGGTCTATTTTTATGATTGAAAAAAAAGCAAAAGAAAAAAAAGAAACAAAAAGCGTGCCCAAGGAAGAAGAGGTAGCTGTTTTTGATAAAAGCACAAAAGCAATGTTTGAGAAGGGTTTGCATTTTGGACATTCACATTCAAAAAAACATCCTAAAATGGAGCCATTTATTTACGGAATGAGAAATAACATTGATATTATAGATCTTTCTGAGGCTCAAAAGTGCTTTAAAAAAACGTTAGATTTTCTTAAAGAGAAGAAAAAAGAAAAAGCTCTGATATTTTTTGTCGGCACAAAAGTTTCTGCCAGGAAATTAATTAAGGAAAAAGCAGAAAAACTTGGCATACCTTATGTTATAGAAAGGTGGCTTGGCGGGACCTTAACAAACTTTGAAGTTATTAAAAAAAGAATTGACTTTCTGAAAGATATGGAAGAGAAAAGAAAGAAAGGAGAATTTGAGAAATATACAAAAAAAGAAAGACTAAGGATCGATCAACAAATCGAGAAGATCGATAAAAGGGCAGGCGGTTTAAGGAAATTAAACAGACTGCCAGACCTTTTATTTGTTATAGACGTTAAGAAGGAAAAAATAGCGATAGAAGAAGCAAAAAAGAAAAATATTAACGTTGTTGGTATTTGTGATACCGACGGAGATCCCACAATGGTTGATTATTTTATCCCCGCGAATGATGAGGGTATTGCTTCTTTAAAGTATATTTTGGGAAAGATTGAAAAAGTGCTATCATAAATATTGTTTAATAAATTAATAAAGCATATGAAAATATCCATTGAAGATGTAAAGAAACTCCGCAACGAAACTAATATTTCAGTTGCTGAGTGTAAAAAAGCCCTCGAAGAAGCAAAGGGTGATTTTAAAAAGGCCTTGGGAATTCTTAAAAAGAAAGGGGCTGAGATTTTAGAAAAAAAGAAGATGCGAGAGACCAAAGAGGGACTTGTAGGCGCTTATTTACATCAAAACGGAAAAATAGGTTCTTTAGTTAAGGTTTCTTGTGAGAGCGATTTTGTTGCGCGAAATGAAATTTTTAAGAATTTCGTTCATGAAGTTGCTATGCAAATTGCTGCCATGGATCCAAAAGATGTAAAAGAACTCGAATCTCAGTTATTTATTAAAGACGTTAAAAGAACTATTAAGGATTTAACCGAAGAAGTTATTTCAAAAGTTGGAGAGAATGTCAAAATAGAAGAATTTAAAAGGATAGAAGTATAATCTTTCCCATTTTAAAAAATATGTCCTCCATTGCTATTTGTCAAATTATTTTTGGATTTTCAATTTTTGGACTACTATTTATTTTTTCTCGTAATTTGCCCCTTATTCCAGATTACGAGGTAAAATATGTTCCAAAAGAGAAAAGAGTTTCTTTTAGGCTTAGAAGAAATGTTACAGAAGGTAAGATTAAAACTAGCCACAAAGCTCATAAATTCCAAGAAAAAATAACTAGTCGTTTGAGGGTTGTTGTTTTAAAAATAGACAACTATCTATCTTCAAGGTTGCAAAAAGTTAGAGAAAGGAGATTCCACTTGGAAAATATTTACTTCAAAAAGCATAAGATAGAAAAGAAGACAAAAGATAAAAAAGAAGATAAAAAAGGGGTATAAGCCCCTTTTTAACTATGGAACAGAAATTAATTCGCAATTTTTGTATTATAAGCCATATTGACCATGGAAAATCAACTTTAGCTGATAGGTTTTTAGAATTAACAGAGACAATTCCAAAAAGCAAAATGGAAGAGCAGTATCTTGATCGTATGAGCCTTGAAAGAGAACATGGCATTACAATTAAAATGCATCCTTGTAGAATGGTTTATCCTTTTGAAGAAGAGGAATACATTTTAAATTTAATTGATACACCCGGCCACGTTGATTTTTCTTATGAAGTTTCTCGTGCTTTAGCGGCAGTTGAGGGAGCGATTTTGTTAGTTGACGCTTCAAAAGGGATTCAAGCTCAAACTATTGCAAATCTTGAGCTTGCCAAAAAAGAAGGACTTTCTATTATTCCAGCAATTAACAAAATAGACCTTGCTCATTCCCAGGTTGAGAAAAATAAAAGAGAATTGGCCAATCTTTTAAAAATAAAGGAGGAAGATATTTTGAAAATATCAGCGAAGGATGGGACCAATGTCGAAGAATTACTCAAAGTTGTTATAGAAAAAGTTC from Candidatus Paceibacterota bacterium includes the following:
- the prfA gene encoding peptide chain release factor 1 is translated as MIDDKKLKEEYKELQRKLSNPELSLDRKEYGKISKRLALLQNSISKIEELEKNKKALKENKEILEKEEDEELKKLANEEIKVLEGKNKKLEEEIEKETNPKEELSNEVLIEIRAGAGGEEAALFGKTLFEMYQRYAQKMGWSLNVLACHLTDLGGFKEISFDIKGNEVEGNLKYESGVHRVQRIPETEKSGRIHTSTVSVIVLPKPKEKDIEINPQDIRVDVYRASGPGGQYVNRRESAVRISHIPTGIMATSQSARTQVANRENAMSVLRIRLYDLEKEKEEEEMDKEKKSKVKRRMRAEKIRTYNFPQDRITDHRIKKSWGHIENIFQGNLEELIKSLKENLE
- the rpmE gene encoding 50S ribosomal protein L31; translated protein: MKKDIHPKYYKDSVTRCACGAVFNIPATKKEMEVEICSKCHPFYTGKSKIVDTAGQVEKFKKRLEKTKDLQKKKR
- the rpsB gene encoding 30S ribosomal protein S2, with translation MIEKKAKEKKETKSVPKEEEVAVFDKSTKAMFEKGLHFGHSHSKKHPKMEPFIYGMRNNIDIIDLSEAQKCFKKTLDFLKEKKKEKALIFFVGTKVSARKLIKEKAEKLGIPYVIERWLGGTLTNFEVIKKRIDFLKDMEEKRKKGEFEKYTKKERLRIDQQIEKIDKRAGGLRKLNRLPDLLFVIDVKKEKIAIEEAKKKNINVVGICDTDGDPTMVDYFIPANDEGIASLKYILGKIEKVLS
- the tsf gene encoding translation elongation factor Ts: MKISIEDVKKLRNETNISVAECKKALEEAKGDFKKALGILKKKGAEILEKKKMRETKEGLVGAYLHQNGKIGSLVKVSCESDFVARNEIFKNFVHEVAMQIAAMDPKDVKELESQLFIKDVKRTIKDLTEEVISKVGENVKIEEFKRIEV